In Lolium rigidum isolate FL_2022 chromosome 3, APGP_CSIRO_Lrig_0.1, whole genome shotgun sequence, the genomic window AAAGAGCCAAAATACAGTAAGTCATCAGAGGCGACGAAGAGAGTAGCGCAACTTCTCCCTGGATTGCTACTACACCAACCCCCAGAAACAGTTATGCGCGATTCGAACCCCAGCGATACCACTACTTGCCTTTCATATATATAATCTCGATCGGCGATGGCcgcgagagcgagagagagaagaCGGCCAACCTCCTCCCCCGATCCCACGGAGCACGTACGCCACGGGTAGTTGCAGCACTCCAGGGAGGATGACTCGAGAAGTTCATCTCGGGGACGCCTCGCCCAAGCCCAAGaccgtcgacggcgacggcgccacGGCCGTCCTCCCGCCGTCCGCCGTTGCCGGCCATGGCAAGGCCGCCGGGAGGAACAAGCTGTCCCTGGTCCcgctcatcttcctcatcttcttcGAGGTCGCCGGCGGGCCCTACGGCGCCGAACCCGCGGTGCAGTCGGCGGGCCCGCTCTTCGCGCTGCTCGGCTTCCTCATCTTCCCCTTCATCTGGGCCATCCCGGAGTCGCTCGTCACGGCCGAGCTCTCCACCGCCATGCCCGGCAACGGCGGTTTCGTCGTCTGGGCCGACCGCGCCTTCGGCCCCTTCACCGGCTCCCTCATGGGCACCTGGAAGTACGTGTCCGGGGCCATCAACGGCGCCGCCTTCCCGGCCCTCTGCGCCGACTACCTCGCGCGCGTCGTGCCCGCCGTCGCCGACGGCGGGCCCCGGGTCGCCACCATCGTCACCTTCAACGTCGCGCTCTCCTTCCTCAACTACACCGGCCTCAGCGTCGTCGGATGGTCCGCCGTCGCGCTGGGGGTCGCCTCGCTATCGCCCTTCGTTCTCATGTCCGGCATCGCGATCCCCAAGATCCGCCCGCACAGGTGGCGGGTTACCGCGGCCGACAAGGACTGGAAGCTATTCTTCAACACCCTCTTCTGGAACCTCAACTACTGGGACAGCGTCAGCAccatggccggcgaggtggaGAACCCAGGCAAGACCTTCCCCACGGCGCTGCTGTCGTCCGTCGCCATGACTTCCCTCGGGTACCTGCTCCCGCTTATGGCGGCCACCGGCGCCATCGACGCGCCGCCGGAAAACTGGGGGAACGGATTCTTCGCCGACGCGGCAGGTAATTAATCGTTTACTCATTGCTTAATTAAATATCTTCCATCTTTTT contains:
- the LOC124695680 gene encoding probable polyamine transporter At3g13620; translation: MTREVHLGDASPKPKTVDGDGATAVLPPSAVAGHGKAAGRNKLSLVPLIFLIFFEVAGGPYGAEPAVQSAGPLFALLGFLIFPFIWAIPESLVTAELSTAMPGNGGFVVWADRAFGPFTGSLMGTWKYVSGAINGAAFPALCADYLARVVPAVADGGPRVATIVTFNVALSFLNYTGLSVVGWSAVALGVASLSPFVLMSGIAIPKIRPHRWRVTAADKDWKLFFNTLFWNLNYWDSVSTMAGEVENPGKTFPTALLSSVAMTSLGYLLPLMAATGAIDAPPENWGNGFFADAAGTIAGSWLKYWIEVGAVLSSIGLYSATLSSAAFQLLGMADLGLLPRIFALRAPIFNTPWVSIVVTSLITLGMSFLSFNNIVAAANFLYSLGMLLEFATFIWLRIKRPEMARPYSVPLGLPGNIVMCLVPSGFLVFVMAIAGWKVYAISAIFTAAGVGVYYLMKFCKARGFLNFGTVDGEEMMYERHQQESRNDGV